TTACCAAGTTGAAGTTGAATACGGCCGCACCATTGAAGCCTACCCAGCGTTAATTAACGTTGCAGGTCAAGAGCGCGAAGTTGACTTCTTACGTATCGGCCGCCTAGAGCTGATGTATGTGACTAAAGATGGAAAAACGGCAGGTATTTGGGAAAAAGAAACAAAACAATTTAAAGAATTACCAGATACGAATATCAGCCAAATTAACAAAGCACTACGCATAGCTCGTAAGCAACTAGCCCCAGATATGTTAACGCTACCAATCAACGCTGCGAAATAAGAGGTCTTAAAATGAAACTGTTAAAGAAATTTAGTCAAGCTGCGATTTTAGCGACGACATTCGGTTTATCAGGCGCAGCAATGGCTGACGAACTTAACTTGGATGCGTTACTTAAAACACTAGAGCAAGGTCAGGTTGCACAAACTGCCGAAAATAAAGCGAGAGAAGCAGAGTTTGTTGCAAAACGTAATGAGCAAGATGCGGCACTTCGCAAGCTTACTTCAGACAGAAATGCGCAATTAACTCGTTCAGAACGTTTAGAAACGTCATTTGAAGAGAATGAAATTAAGTTACAAAACCTGTCTGATACGTTGAGTAAACGTATGGGGACACTAAAAGAGCTATTTGGTGTGCTTCAGCAAGTATCAGGCGATGCTAGCAATAAATTCCAAACATCAGTTGTTTCTGCTGAAATTGCTGGTCGTAGCGCGTTCATGGATGAAATGGCAGCAAAAATGGGCTCAAGCTCAAAGCTCGCATCAATTGAAGATATTGAAAAGGTTTGGTTTGAACTACAACGTGAAATGACAGAGCAAGGTAAAGTTTCTCGTTATAACGCAGAAGTCATTGTTGCTGGTGGCGAGAAAGTAAATAAAGAAGTTCTTCGTGTTGGTGCGTTTAACTTAATTGCTGATGGCAAATATTTAACTTTCAACCCGGTTACAAACACAATTTCAGAGCTAACAAGACAACCGGTTGCACGTTATCAGACTTCAGCTGCAGATTTACAAGCGGCAAATAGCGGTGTAGTTGATTTTGCACTAGACCCAACAGGCGGTTCAATTTTAGGCCTATTAGTTCAAGCGCCGAATACAGAAGAGCAGGTTCATCAGGGGGGGTCTGTTGGTTATGTGATTTTAGCAACTGGTGTTATTGCTTTACTTATCGCACTTGAACGCTTCATTAGTTTAATGCTTATGAGTGCTAAAATTCGTCGTCAACTTAAAGACACGACACCGCGTGAAGATAACCCACTTGGGCGTGTGATGAAAGTCAAAGATCAGTATCCAGATGTCGCTTACGACACGTTAGAGCTAAAGCTAAGTGAAGCAATCCTTCGTGAAATGCCTAAGATCACTCGTAATCTAACCCTGATTAAGATTATCTCTGTTGTAGCACCACTACTAGGTCTACTAGGTACAGTAACGGGTATGATTAACACCTTCCAGGCAATTACATTATTCGGTACAGGTGACCCTAAGCTGATGGCTGGTGGTATTTCGCAGGCACTTGTTACAACTGTACTGGGTCTAGTTGTTGCTATCCCAACGGTATTCCTATACACGCTTTTAAATACGCGTTCACGTAACTTGTTACTTATTTTGCAAGAACAAAGCGCTGGCATTATTGCTGAGCGTAGCGAGAAAGGAGCGTAAACGTGGTTTTATTGCTAGATGCAATTAACGCACTACGCAGCTTTCTTGATACAGGTGGCCAGGTACTCCTGGTCATCGGTGTCCTTATCTTCGCAATGTGGTTACTTATTTTAGAGCGCTTTATTTATCTATTCGGTTTATACCGTCAACAGCGTAAAGAGGTAATCGCTAGCTGGAAAGCACGTTCAGAGCGTAATAGCTGGAATGCGGAACAAATTAAACAAGCTCAGATTTCACGTATTGGTATTAAGTTAAATACAAACCTGCCATACATTGGTGTCATGGTTGCCTTGTGTCCTCTATTGGGTTTATTAGGCACAGTCACAGGCATGATTGAAGTATTCAATGTGATGGCAATTACAGGTACAGGTAGTGCACGTTCAATGGCTGCGGGTGTGTCGAAAGCAACCATTCCTACCATGGCCGGTATGGTCGGTGCACTATCTGGTGTATTTGCAGTGACATTTTTACAACGCAAAGCAAAGCGCGAAGTCGAGTTATTAGAAGATAAATTGTTGCTAGACCATTAAGCGACACGAGGTAAAGAATTATGAGAGCACCATTAGCAAAAGTTTTTCAAGAAGAAGAAGCAGAAGAAATTAATATGACACCAATGCTAGATGTTGTATTCATCATGCTTATATTCTTCATCGTAACCGCTTCTTTCGTAAAGGAAGCAGGTATTGATGTAAACCGACCTGAAGCAGCGACTGCGGTTAAAAAGCAACGTGCAAACATTCTAGTTGCGATTTCAGACAAAGGCGAAATTTGGATAAACAAACGTCAGATTGATATACGAGCGGTTCAAGCAAATATCGAACGTTTAAAAGCTGAAAACCCGCAAGGTAGTGTAGTTATCCAAGCTGATAAGAAGGCGACAACTGAGCTACTTATCAAAGTAATGGATGCTTCAAGAGCTGCAGGCGCGTTTGATGTATCAATTGCTGCGCAGGAATCATAGGAGCAAAAATGCGTTACTTAACCGCTTTATTAATTGCTGCCACTATCACCTTTTTCCTATTTCTAGGAATGCAGGCTTTGATCCAAAGTGGCGAAGGTGCAATGACTGAGCCTGCAAAAGGTCAAGTACTTGACTTTGTAAGGTTAAAGAAAGAAGAAACGGTTCAAAAGAAAGAACGTAAACCACAAAAGCCACCTACACCTAAGGAGCCACCACCACCAATGGAGGCGCCTCAAATGCAGGCAAATAATCTAGATGCTGCTGGCACTGATTTTGATTTTAGTGCTGATGTACAAGCAGATGTTGATTTGGGTGGTGGTTTAGCTTTGGAATCAAGTGATGGTGAGTATCTTCCTATCGTTAAAGTAGCACCAGTCTATCCTAGACGTGCTCTTTCAAGAGGGATTGAAGGATACGTGATTGTTGAGTTTATAGTAACTAAACAAGGCACTGTTCGTGACCCTAAAGTGATTACTGCTGAACCACAGAGCATTTTCGACAGAGCCGCATTGGATGCAGCCTTGAAATTTAAGTATAAACCCCGTGTTGTGAACGGCGAAGCGGTTGAGGTGGCCGGTGTTCAAAACAAAATCTCTTTCCAGATCAATGGATAGGTTTTGTGTGTGTTGCGAGGAAATATAAATGAATATTAGAAAGTTAACTTTAACCGTTAGTATTGTTTTATCAGCGTCTGTTTTACCAAGTTTATTATCGGTTACGCCTTTAACTGACATCAATACAGTTTACGCTGAGACTAAAACAAAGCGTGTGCCGGCACTTAGGAATAAAGTGTATAGCCAATTGGCGAGAGCTCAGAAACTGGCTGATGATGGTAAGGTTCAAGAGGGTCTAGAAGCGTTAGATAATATCAAAGCAAGAGCTAGCAGCATGAATGCTTACGAAGTTGCGATGATGTATAACTTCTACGGTTTTATTTACTACAACGAAAATCAGTTAGACAAAGCGATTGAATCTTTTGAACAAGTGATTTCCGAAGAGCAAATTCCAGAATCATTAAGACAGTCTACGACTTTTAGTCTTGCTCAGCTTGCCATGGCGAACAATGATTACCCAAAGGTAATCTCTTATCTTGATAAATGGAAACTGGGTAACAACAAGCCGATTGCAAACAGTTATTATGTTTTACGTGCAAACGCACATTACCTTCAAAAGCAATACAATGAAGCGCTTGAAAGCATTAATGTCGCGATTAGCTACGCTGAAAGCAAGAGCGAACAACCTAAAGAAAACTGGTTGGTTTTACAACGTGCGCTTTATTATTCTTTGAATCAACCTAAGCAAGTTGTTCAAGTGCTCGAAAAAATGGTGAAGCTTTTTAATAAACCTGAGTATTGGGTGCAACTTGGTGGCATGTATGGCGAAGTTGGGGATGGAAAAAAACAATTAGCTATTCTCGAAGCGGCTAAGCAGCAAGGCTTTATACGCTCTAAAAATGAAATCATGCAGTTAGCCCAAGTTTATATGTACAACGGTCTGAACTATAAAGCTGCGTCACTCTTAAAAGAAGGGGTTGCGAGCAGTAAAATCGAAAATAGCGCGAAAAATCAGGCGTTTATCGCAGAGGCTTTCGTACAAGCTAAAGAGGATGAAAAGTCGATTGAACACTTTAAACAAGCTGCTGCTAAGGTTGAACATGGCAATTACTCTCAAAGGTTAGCTGAGGTTTATTTAAATTTAGAGATGTTTGAAGAAGCTGCTGATTATGCAAGAGAAGCGCTTGATAAAGGTGAACTTAATTTTGAAGCTAATGTGTACGTTGCACTGGGCATGGCACAGTACAATCTTGAAAACTTTGATGCTTCAATTTTGGCTTTTGAACAAGCTGAAAAGCATAAAAAATCTTCAAGATTAGCTAAGCAATGGATTAAGTTTGTAAAAAAAGAAAAATTACATTCTGAGAGTTTAAAACAAGCTCTTTTATAATGTGAAAAAAATCGCAACACCAAAGCCGTCGTTAGTTTATCTATCACGGCTTTTTCGATTTTATAATCAAAGTAAAATCATAGTTCTGAATATTTTTTACTGTTGATTATATTCATAAAGATGTATTAATACTGTCATCTAACTTTATATTTAATGTAACCCAATAGTAACAAAACTCCATTACTTTATGCATCAAGCTTTTTTGCGCTTATAACGACTTATTATATTTTTGGAGATTAAAATGAAACTTTCTGGGTTTTTTAAAGCTAGCCTAATTACTTCAGCTCTTGTACTTGCCGGTTGTGGCGGTGGTGATATCAACGTTACGCCAACAACAAACGATAACAGCGTTGACAATACAACAAACAACGTCACAAACAATACAGGCGGTACTACTAACCCAACAACTCCTGTTACACCGACATTAGATTGTGCTTCTTACACAATGGACGGTGTTGAATTTAAAGGTAAACCTGACTCAGCAAATAAAAACTGTGTTTATAGCCAAGCGTTTGCAAGCAATGCAAAAGATATCACTGCTTCATTCTTAATCCCTGCATTGGAAGATGGTGGTGCTCACATCTTTGAAGGTGAACTATTTATCGGTAAAGATGTTGATACGTCTAAAGGCGGCGTTATTGATGTTAATGGTCCTACATTGACAATTGAAGCCGGCGTAAACATTGCCTTTACTAAACCAGAAAGCTTTATCCGTATTGCGCGTGGTGCAAATATTGAAGCAATCGGTGAAATTGACGAACCAATTGTTTTCACAAGTATCAGCGACATTGATGGTGATGACTCAACAACTGCTCAAATTGGTGACTGGGGCGGGATCCAAATTAATGGTATGGGTCAATCAATTCGTTGTGCTAAAGCTGATGCTGAAGCAGGTCAATGTAATCATAAAGCTGAAGGTATTGTATCTTACTACGGTGGTAATGATGCAGCCGATGACAGTGGTACTTTAAAGCATGTTGTTATCAAATACGCAGGGTATGAAGTAACACCTGATAACGAACTAAATGGCCTAACGCTTAACGC
The sequence above is drawn from the Pseudoalteromonas phenolica genome and encodes:
- a CDS encoding tetratricopeptide repeat protein, giving the protein MNIRKLTLTVSIVLSASVLPSLLSVTPLTDINTVYAETKTKRVPALRNKVYSQLARAQKLADDGKVQEGLEALDNIKARASSMNAYEVAMMYNFYGFIYYNENQLDKAIESFEQVISEEQIPESLRQSTTFSLAQLAMANNDYPKVISYLDKWKLGNNKPIANSYYVLRANAHYLQKQYNEALESINVAISYAESKSEQPKENWLVLQRALYYSLNQPKQVVQVLEKMVKLFNKPEYWVQLGGMYGEVGDGKKQLAILEAAKQQGFIRSKNEIMQLAQVYMYNGLNYKAASLLKEGVASSKIENSAKNQAFIAEAFVQAKEDEKSIEHFKQAAAKVEHGNYSQRLAEVYLNLEMFEEAADYAREALDKGELNFEANVYVALGMAQYNLENFDASILAFEQAEKHKKSSRLAKQWIKFVKKEKLHSESLKQALL
- a CDS encoding energy transducer TonB, whose product is MRYLTALLIAATITFFLFLGMQALIQSGEGAMTEPAKGQVLDFVRLKKEETVQKKERKPQKPPTPKEPPPPMEAPQMQANNLDAAGTDFDFSADVQADVDLGGGLALESSDGEYLPIVKVAPVYPRRALSRGIEGYVIVEFIVTKQGTVRDPKVITAEPQSIFDRAALDAALKFKYKPRVVNGEAVEVAGVQNKISFQING
- a CDS encoding ExbD/TolR family protein, whose protein sequence is MRAPLAKVFQEEEAEEINMTPMLDVVFIMLIFFIVTASFVKEAGIDVNRPEAATAVKKQRANILVAISDKGEIWINKRQIDIRAVQANIERLKAENPQGSVVIQADKKATTELLIKVMDASRAAGAFDVSIAAQES
- a CDS encoding MotA/TolQ/ExbB proton channel family protein, translated to MKLLKKFSQAAILATTFGLSGAAMADELNLDALLKTLEQGQVAQTAENKAREAEFVAKRNEQDAALRKLTSDRNAQLTRSERLETSFEENEIKLQNLSDTLSKRMGTLKELFGVLQQVSGDASNKFQTSVVSAEIAGRSAFMDEMAAKMGSSSKLASIEDIEKVWFELQREMTEQGKVSRYNAEVIVAGGEKVNKEVLRVGAFNLIADGKYLTFNPVTNTISELTRQPVARYQTSAADLQAANSGVVDFALDPTGGSILGLLVQAPNTEEQVHQGGSVGYVILATGVIALLIALERFISLMLMSAKIRRQLKDTTPREDNPLGRVMKVKDQYPDVAYDTLELKLSEAILREMPKITRNLTLIKIISVVAPLLGLLGTVTGMINTFQAITLFGTGDPKLMAGGISQALVTTVLGLVVAIPTVFLYTLLNTRSRNLLLILQEQSAGIIAERSEKGA
- a CDS encoding MotA/TolQ/ExbB proton channel family protein — protein: MVLLLDAINALRSFLDTGGQVLLVIGVLIFAMWLLILERFIYLFGLYRQQRKEVIASWKARSERNSWNAEQIKQAQISRIGIKLNTNLPYIGVMVALCPLLGLLGTVTGMIEVFNVMAITGTGSARSMAAGVSKATIPTMAGMVGALSGVFAVTFLQRKAKREVELLEDKLLLDH